One window of Deltaproteobacteria bacterium genomic DNA carries:
- a CDS encoding 2-dehydropantoate 2-reductase, which translates to MVKIAIIGPGALGCLLVARLQKVAAVIWLVDYRPDRAAFLQNRGIRFITLDGQVEHIPVNCTCQAGIIGPCDLAIMSVKAHQTRRAAQSLPPLMAEGGLALTLQNGIGNLEQIAAVVGPEHLLAGVIMHGVTLLDWGQARHAGPGKTILGIPPGSQVRQDQLAEWVSRFQAAGFDCQSAADIIAVIWDKLLVNVGVNPLTALTRLLNGGLLKVPEAWQVARAAVQEAQAVAQATGIAISPDPLNLVRQVCQATARNRSSMLQDVLAQRPTEIEALNGQIVALGQQLGVPTPVNTTLSHLIRALEKSYRPSPE; encoded by the coding sequence ATGGTGAAAATTGCTATCATCGGGCCAGGTGCCCTGGGCTGCCTGTTGGTAGCCCGGTTACAGAAAGTGGCTGCGGTAATATGGCTAGTAGACTACCGTCCGGACCGGGCCGCCTTTCTCCAGAACCGGGGTATCAGGTTCATCACCCTGGATGGCCAGGTAGAACACATTCCAGTCAACTGTACCTGCCAGGCCGGCATTATCGGTCCCTGCGATCTGGCCATTATGAGTGTCAAGGCGCACCAGACCAGGCGTGCCGCCCAGAGCTTGCCCCCTTTAATGGCCGAGGGCGGACTGGCCCTGACCCTGCAAAACGGTATCGGCAATCTGGAGCAGATAGCCGCGGTGGTCGGCCCGGAACACTTGCTGGCCGGAGTAATCATGCACGGGGTGACCTTGTTGGACTGGGGGCAAGCCCGGCATGCCGGACCAGGGAAAACCATTCTGGGCATTCCGCCCGGCTCCCAGGTCCGTCAAGACCAATTAGCAGAGTGGGTGTCCCGGTTCCAGGCCGCCGGATTCGATTGTCAGAGTGCCGCGGACATTATCGCAGTAATCTGGGATAAGCTTTTGGTCAACGTCGGGGTCAACCCCTTAACCGCCCTCACCCGGCTGCTCAATGGGGGGTTGTTGAAAGTCCCCGAGGCCTGGCAGGTAGCCCGGGCCGCGGTTCAAGAAGCCCAGGCAGTAGCCCAGGCCACGGGCATTGCCATCAGCCCGGACCCCTTGAATCTAGTCCGCCAGGTCTGCCAGGCCACCGCCCGCAACCGCTCCTCCATGTTACAGGATGTGCTGGCCCAGCGCCCAACGGAAATCGAGGCCTTGAATGGCCAAATCGTCGCTTTGGGCCAGCAA
- the phoU gene encoding phosphate signaling complex protein PhoU — MLRQFDRELADLKMNLLRMADAAEQAVQNSIISVLNRDSELAKEVIIGDLAINDMELEIDEQCLKLLALRQPLATDLRFITASMRINAELERIGDQAVNIAERALELNQRPPLNLPIDLKAMADIALNMVRNSIEAFIRQDPTMAVQVCQRDVDVDTLDDEYIQKLLDFMLKDTPAVGRSVHYIIIIRNIERIADLATNVAEDIVFFVEGKVIKHRCEDGILSARCI; from the coding sequence ATGCTCAGGCAATTTGACAGAGAGCTGGCGGATTTAAAGATGAATCTGCTGCGTATGGCCGATGCCGCTGAGCAAGCCGTACAGAACAGTATTATTTCTGTGCTGAACCGCGATTCCGAGTTGGCCAAAGAAGTCATTATTGGCGACTTAGCCATAAATGACATGGAACTCGAAATTGACGAGCAGTGTCTGAAACTGCTGGCGCTGCGTCAGCCGCTGGCCACGGATCTGCGATTTATCACTGCCTCGATGCGGATTAACGCCGAGTTAGAGCGCATCGGCGACCAGGCGGTGAATATCGCGGAACGGGCCCTGGAGCTTAACCAGCGGCCTCCCTTAAACCTACCCATCGACTTGAAGGCCATGGCTGATATTGCCCTGAATATGGTCCGCAACAGTATCGAGGCCTTTATCCGCCAGGACCCCACGATGGCCGTCCAGGTCTGTCAACGGGACGTTGACGTTGACACTTTGGATGACGAATATATCCAAAAATTATTAGATTTTATGCTCAAAGATACCCCGGCCGTGGGGCGTTCGGTCCATTATATTATTATTATCCGAAATATTGAACGGATTGCTGATCTGGCCACCAACGTTGCCGAGGACATCGTCTTTTTTGTGGAAGGCAAGGTAATCAAACACCGCTGCGAGGATGGGATACTCAGCGCCCGATGTATCTGA